A window of Ruminiclostridium herbifermentans genomic DNA:
TCAGGTTAATACTCACAGCTGCTGACTTCCGCTGTGTGGGCTACAATATTTGTTCTTCACCTTATTATTTCTAGCATCAATTTCTAACCGAACTTCGCAATTAGATATAATTGCTACTTAGTACTATTATTACAATAATAAGACATCGGAATATAAAAATGTTGTTTTTAACAGCCCTATTAGTTACTATTTATTAAAATAGGCCATTTACTTTAAAGGCTTTGTAAACATTTGTGTCCAGTAACATACTCCGCTGCTTGTTTTGGCAAGGCCAACACCAATATGAGTATAAGAGGGACTCAAAATATTTGCTCTGTGTCCTGATGAGTTCATCCAGCTATTCATAACTGCTGCTGGTGTTTTCTGACCGTAGGCAATGTTTTCACCAGCGGAGGAGAATCTAATCCCAAAGGTTTCAAGCATTTTAAACGGAGAACCGTAAGTGGGAGAAGTGTGGGAAAAATATTTCTTATTTATCATATCCTGAGATTTGTATCTTGCAACCCTTGAAATTTCCCAATCGGCTTTTAAGGCTTGTAAACCTTTTTTGGCTCTTTCAACATTAACCAATCGTATTACTTCAGCTTCTAATGCTTTAACACTGCTTTGATCTGGTATGGTAAGCTTTTGACCAGGATAAATCAAACTTGGATTCTTAACTTGTGGGTTTTTAGCTAAAATTTCACTAACACCTGTTTCATACTTCACTGCTATTTTCCAGATGCTATCTCCAGATTTTACAGTATAGGTTGTCTGAGCAGAAACTTCTACAATACACACACTAAGAATAATTAGCACTAGTAATATTTTCTTTTTCATAATTTTATCCATGTTCTAAATTTCATACGACATAGTATGAAATAAATTGACTAGATTTGACACCTCCAATTTAGTATTTTTATTACATGTTACATTTTATAATCTCATTTTTTATTATTCGGGAAAGGAAATACTATTATGTCAAGAAAATATTTAAAATACATGAAATAATAAACTATAAATTAATGCTTTTGTACAAAAAGCTTATTGTACCTAAAATTTAAACAAATTTTTCAAATGTGCGTATTGGATTATTATTCTTAATTAATAATATAATAGCAAATAAGTGATTGAAGATTTTAGAAATATAAATGGAGATTTAAGCTAATAATAAAAAAATAAAAGATTGTTGATTCCTCAACAATCTCTAATTTTTTTATTATTAGTTTCGAGAACTATCCATAGTTATATGGTGAGAGCAATATTTAAGCAATTGTGCTAAAATGTTTTCTTAGGGTCACGGTAAAATATTAAAAGCAAAATAGATAGAATGCTAAATACTGATACAGTAATATACATCTGTTTAAAACCATTCCCTAAAGTTGATTGGAAAGAGTCCTCTATTTGTGGTTTCATATTATCAATAGCTTTAAGATAATCTGTCTTAGATTGCTCAAAGGCTTGAGGGATATACTTATCCTTTAAATCTTTCATTTTATTGATGGTTTCATTTAAACTAACTTTTTGCTGTTCCATTGAAGATATGCTTTCTTTCATTAATGCTTGCTTCTTTTTAGTTTCTTCAACCTGCTTTTCAAGGGCTTCTTTTTTGGATAATGTTTCTTTATATTCTGCCTTTAGAGCATTTTTAGCAGTAGTTAATTTATTTATTTCAGTTTTTAAAAGGTTAGGATCCTTCATATATTTTTGCATATCAGCACTACCAGGCATTCCGGCACCGCTAGGCATACCAGAACCGCTAGGCATTTCAGCACCACTTTTTGCCATATCACTGCTCATACCACTCATGCCTCTGCTGATTTCAGTTTCTCTAGAAGAAGCATTAGATTTCATTTGCGAATCATTAGGCATAACTCCAGCAAAAACAGGCGGTTTTGCAGTTTCGGATGTTAGCTGATTGTATAAAGCTGTCATTTGCTTAATGGCTTCTTCTTGCTGGCTTATTCCTTTCTTCATTCCGTCAAGTGCCTGAGTTAAACCTTTTATTGGCTTAGACATTTCAGCTATACCTGTATCCATACCGGCAATTCCTTCTTTGATTTGTGAAATTCCGTCATCTATGCCATCAAAACCAGGACTCATTGCATCTATACCTTTCTGAATGCCTTCTTGAGCTTTTTCCATGGCAGTTGGCAGATTTTTATCCATCATGTATACTGCAATTTCTTTTGACTTATCAACAATATTTGTCACATCAGCAGATTGCATTGATTTCACTAATTCATCTGGCAGAGAACCTCCGCTGCTCATATCAAAATTCATATCACCCATTTTACTTAAATCGGGAATATCAACGTCCTTTAGCATTTCAGCCATATTAGGGTCAGTTTTCATTTTATTAAATGTGTCATTAAGTTCTACAGCTTGCTTTATCTCAGGAACTGTTGGCTTAGGAAGCATGCTCATTAGGTTATCCTGAGCAACAAGACCAGCCTGAGCGAGGAAACCAATCATAATTGATGGAGCTATTACTGTTCCTATTGACCTAACAAGAGAAAGAGTTGCAAGTGCAGAGTTTGCTTCTTCTTGTTTAGTGTTACCTAGCATCATATAGTTTAGCGGTGAGCCCATTACAAAGCCTAAACCAGTACCAATCAATGCAAGGCTGACAATAACAGTTAATAAACCACTTATAGGAACAGCAACATAAGCAAGGAAAATTGAGCCTATTAAAGATACTATAAAGCCTCCTAATAAGATTTTTTTTGCGCCATATTTATCAACAAGTTTACCACTCATTGGCGCACCTATTGCTGT
This region includes:
- the safA gene encoding SafA/ExsA family spore coat assembly protein, with the translated sequence MKKKILLVLIILSVCIVEVSAQTTYTVKSGDSIWKIAVKYETGVSEILAKNPQVKNPSLIYPGQKLTIPDQSSVKALEAEVIRLVNVERAKKGLQALKADWEISRVARYKSQDMINKKYFSHTSPTYGSPFKMLETFGIRFSSAGENIAYGQKTPAAVMNSWMNSSGHRANILSPSYTHIGVGLAKTSSGVCYWTQMFTKPLK
- a CDS encoding MDR family MFS transporter encodes the protein MEETIKKKKSGLGMIMFLYMLGIFMGAIDTGIVTPARTVIQSSLGVDDKLGIWMITIFTLAYAASIPISGKIADRIGRKHVYIVCITLFGAGSLLCGLSSSFSSFSMLLTGRVIQAIGGGGIMPIANAEFGTTFPEEKRGMALGLLGGVYGLANIMGSSLGSAILDIFGIENWQFLFYINLPISIVIIVFGIKFLPLNKSTEAPKKIDVWGTFVIVVMILSVMYGLKNIDFFNFSETIKSTSVYPYLIIFIVLLPIFIIIEKRAADPILNLSYFTTPKILITLIVGFLVGVCMMGMIFVPQFSENSLRIATGKGGYFVTILGVFTAIGAPMSGKLVDKYGAKKILLGGFIVSLIGSIFLAYVAVPISGLLTVIVSLALIGTGLGFVMGSPLNYMMLGNTKQEEANSALATLSLVRSIGTVIAPSIMIGFLAQAGLVAQDNLMSMLPKPTVPEIKQAVELNDTFNKMKTDPNMAEMLKDVDIPDLSKMGDMNFDMSSGGSLPDELVKSMQSADVTNIVDKSKEIAVYMMDKNLPTAMEKAQEGIQKGIDAMSPGFDGIDDGISQIKEGIAGMDTGIAEMSKPIKGLTQALDGMKKGISQQEEAIKQMTALYNQLTSETAKPPVFAGVMPNDSQMKSNASSRETEISRGMSGMSSDMAKSGAEMPSGSGMPSGAGMPGSADMQKYMKDPNLLKTEINKLTTAKNALKAEYKETLSKKEALEKQVEETKKKQALMKESISSMEQQKVSLNETINKMKDLKDKYIPQAFEQSKTDYLKAIDNMKPQIEDSFQSTLGNGFKQMYITVSVFSILSILLLIFYRDPKKTF